CCGGATCTGAGTTGGCACGGCTTTGAAGTGGGCAAACCGAACTGGGCCGAAGATGGCCGGGTGCTCACGTTTCTGCTTGACGGAGAAGAACTTGCCCAAGGGGAACAAGATGATGATTTTTTTATCATCCTTAATGGAGATGATGTGAAACACAAGTTTGAAATACCGCGGCCTCGAGAAGCGAGAATGTGGTCCTGTATAGTCAATACCGGCAAGGCATCGCCGAATGAGATCCTGGATGAGGACAGGGGTAAGCCGGTCAGCCTTGAAAGAAAGTATCCAGTTGATCCCATGGCCGCCGCGGTATTTATTTCAAAAAGGCATTGAAACAGGAAGGAGAGTATGAGTTACAAGTATTTGAAATTTGATTCGGAGGGCCCCATCGGAACGATCACGCTAAACCGCCCGGAAAAAAGAAATGCGCTTTCTCTCGAACTCCTTGGGGAGTTAAGCGCTTTGCTGACAACGATTAGCCAGAACAAGAATGTAAGGGTTGTCATCATAAAAGGGGAAGGAAAGGTCTTTTCAGCAGGGCATGACATCTCACAACTGGTGGATCGCGAGATGATATATTACAAGGCGATATTTGACACCTGTGTTGAGGTCATGGAAAAGATCCAGCGTCTGCCGCAACCCGTCATTGCTCAGGTTCACGGAATCGCCACAGCAGCCGGCTGTCAGCTTGTGGCCGCCTGTGATCTGGCGGTGGCTGCAGAAGGCACACTCTTTGGAACTCCAGGCGTAAAGATCGGGCTCTTTTGCACCACACCCGGGGTTCCTCTTGTGCGGGCCGTGGGGAGAAAACGTGCGTTGGAAATGCTTTTCACGGGACGTATGATCTCTGCTCAGGAGGCTGACCAGTACGGCTTGATCAACAAGGTCGTTCCTCCAGAACAATTGGCTGTTGAGACAAGAATTGTGGCTGAAAAGATTGCCGAAGCCAGCCCTCTTACCCTGAGCATGGGCAAGGAGGCCTTCTATAACCAGGTCAACCTGGCCGATTCCCAGG
This is a stretch of genomic DNA from Deltaproteobacteria bacterium. It encodes these proteins:
- a CDS encoding glycogen debranching enzyme, with protein sequence NNNAYCQDNEISWIDWHLTTKNGNLLTFFRKMIALRNRHPVFRRSDFLSGKDTNHDERPDLSWHGFEVGKPNWAEDGRVLTFLLDGEELAQGEQDDDFFIILNGDDVKHKFEIPRPREARMWSCIVNTGKASPNEILDEDRGKPVSLERKYPVDPMAAAVFISKRH
- a CDS encoding enoyl-CoA hydratase codes for the protein MSYKYLKFDSEGPIGTITLNRPEKRNALSLELLGELSALLTTISQNKNVRVVIIKGEGKVFSAGHDISQLVDREMIYYKAIFDTCVEVMEKIQRLPQPVIAQVHGIATAAGCQLVAACDLAVAAEGTLFGTPGVKIGLFCTTPGVPLVRAVGRKRALEMLFTGRMISAQEADQYGLINKVVPPEQLAVETRIVAEKIAEASPLTLSMGKEAFYNQVNLADSQAYDYAKRTIVTNLFSEDAQEGLSAFLEKRKPTWKGK